In the genome of Hippoglossus hippoglossus isolate fHipHip1 chromosome 4, fHipHip1.pri, whole genome shotgun sequence, one region contains:
- the LOC117760580 gene encoding LOW QUALITY PROTEIN: eukaryotic translation initiation factor 4 gamma 3-like (The sequence of the model RefSeq protein was modified relative to this genomic sequence to represent the inferred CDS: substituted 1 base at 1 genomic stop codon), which yields MAACRNESAASGIVLNVFCVSLPSIRPGSQTPAAVYLTNQPIMMTMAPMPFPSPQAAQYYILQVSPSPLYWHYHHSQPYVGPPQPYSVQPPGSGTFYTGPGPGEYPAPYHPLRYQPPVWPCGPAPVPTAGPPYYPGQTVYPPSTPIIVPTPQQPPPAMREKKTXGLFFVSLSSQICIRDPNQGGRDITEEIMAGGSGSMNSTSPVGHPSSTPTPPQQLSSSQTPEPSQPQPQPPQPQQAHPGGYTLESLQPQQPPLTTGASDTKPGPDAPKLQPVVQKSSSPGLVQPEAPVERPEANTPETEPTPPASEPELPPPASLSTPVNLPLTAANSSERPSARESASSHLSSVGEQKPSLAPPQPPNTDKPLLDAPRTLAANTPETEPTPPATAPKALNGLAESGTELETAAHEPSLMPPAALQPQASSPAYREASSETLPSDMRPQVPIAAALAPMAPVAVPVTLSSSPAPALPVMLPPGLPPLVQATTEADEPSKSIDTKDLVPGAGTEAQGGITDSKTESQHPALIRNSPTTDDAPKLQPVVQKSSSPGLVQPEAPVERPEANTPETEPTPPASEPELPLPASLRTPVNLPLTAANSSERPSAGESASSHLSSVGQQKPSLAPPQPPNTDKPLLDAPRTLAALSVAAPKALNGLVESGTELETAAHEPSLMPPAALQPQASSPAYREASSETLPSDMRPQVPIAAALAPMAPVAVVPVTLSSSSAPALPVMLPPGLPPLVQATTEADEPSKSIDTKDLVPGAGTEMSVDQPAGDQALQAAPLSDSPVPLATVFTSTPAPASSPEADGKLAAPEENGEAEIEPMRNAAGHTSEMESSDSGATPGDKENSTGAPQDRKDLANPSGPLQYDRDFLLSFQFKPACTQKPEVLPTIPGVVLDQMNQNKLASRVVDSRVTSRGPDFTPTFADFGRQRKEGRGAPLKNIGAQQPRPRRIITLSMHDDVQPKKSENAWKAGRKRESLPVEPESQKTQDLFKKVRSILNKLTPDNFKQLMKQVTDWTIETEERLKGVIDLVFEKAITEPNFSVAYGNMCHCLGTIKVPTTDEPNNTVNFRKLLLIRCQQEFKKDKVDDVVLERKQKELESAVSVSTERDRLQLELQEAKMIRRRSIGNIKFIGELFKLKMLTETIMHECVVKLLKNHDQESLECLCTLLTTIGKELDFEQAKPRMDQYINQMEKIIKDEKTLTRIKFMLRSIIELRLHNWVPRKPDQGPKTIDQIHQMAMIEEQEENRRVQQLLLSMTNQRGPDQRDQRDQRVEREETWNTVPMTKNCRTIDPNKIPKISKPQMDENIHLVPWAQVTWVKGSSGGAKPSELSRTMGPNRFSALQFTPSPQPSTTPQPEVPDSGPEVEDPEPMVPDLSILGGATRKKTRKGRKK from the exons CCATGGCACCCATGCCTTTCCCTTCCCCGCAGGCTGCACAGTACTACATCCTACAG GTTTCTCCTAGTCCTCTTTACTGGCACTATCACCACAGTCAACCCTATGTGGGACCTCCTCAGCCGTATTCTGTTCAGCCCCCAGGGTCTGGCACCTTCTATACTGGTCCTGGGCCAGGTGAGTACCCTGCCCCATATC ATCCCCTCAGGTACCAACCACCTGTCTGGCCCTGTGGCCCTGCTCCCGTTCCCACAGCTGGCCCACCTTACTACCCAGGACAGACCGTGTACCCCCCATCAACCCCCATCATAGTGCCTACACCACAGCAACCTCCACCAGCCATGCGTGAGAAGAAAACG tgaggtttgttttttgtgtcattGTCCTCCCAGATCTGTATCCGGGACCCCAATCAGGGTGGCAGAGACATCACAGAGGAGATCATGGCAGGGGGTTCAGGGAGCATGAATTCAACGTCTCCTGTAGGTCACCCCTCCTctacccccaccccaccacag cagctgagcagcagcCAGACTCCAGAGCCGtcgcagccgcagccgcagcctCCTCAACCACAGCAGGCCCACCCTGGAGGCTACACCTTGGAGTCCCTGCAGCCCCAACAGCc gccgtTGACAACAGGGGCCTCCGACACCAAACCAGGGCCAGATGCGCCAAAACTGCAGCCAGTTGTCCAGAAGTCTTCCTCACCTGGGCTTGTGCAGCCTGAAGCCCCCGTGGAGAGACCGGAGGCCAACACACCTGAAACTGAGCCCACTCCTCCTGCAAGTGAACCGGAGCttcccccccccgcctcacTCAGCACCCCTGTCAATCTCCCACTTACAGCGGCCAACTCAAGTGAACGTCCCTCAGCCAGGGAGTCAGCCTCTTCTCACTTGTCCTCAGTCGGGGAGCAGAAACCCTCTTTGGCGCCACCTCAGCCTCCCAACACAGACAAGCCTCTCTTAGACGCCCCAAGAACTCTGGCTGCCAACACACCTGAAACTGAGCCCACTCCTCCTGCAA CAGCCCCCAAGGCTTTGAATGGCCTTGCAGAGTCCGGGACTGAGCTGGAGACAGCGGCCCATGAGCCTTCTCTTATGCCCCCTGCTGCACTCCAGCCCCAGGCCTCTAGTCCTGCTTACCGAGAAGCCTCCTCTGAAACTTTGCCTTCTGACATGAGGCCACAGGTTCCCATTGCTGCTGCGCTGGCCCCTATGGCTCCTGTGGCTGTGCCAGTTACCCTGAGCTCGAGCCCGGCCCCAGCTTTGCCCGTCATGCTTCCCCCTGGCCTTCCGCCTCTAGTGCAGGCCACGACAGAGGCTGACGAGCCGAGCAAATCCATAGACACTAAAGACCTTGTACCCGGAGCAGGGACGGAGGCACAAGGTGGCATTACTGACAGCAAGACAGAGTCCCAGCATCCAGCACTCATCAGGAATAGCCCCACAACAG ATGATGCGCCAAAACTGCAGCCAGTTGTCCAGAAGTCTTCCTCACCTGGGCTTGTGCAGCCTGAAGCCCCCGTGGAGAGACCGGAGGCCAACACACCTGAAACTGAGCCCACTCCTCCTGCAAGTGAACCAGAGCTTCCCCTCCCCGCCTCGCTCAGAACCCCTGTCAATCTCCCACTTACAGCGGCCAACTCAAGTGAACGTCCCTCAGCTGGGGAGTCAGCCTCTTCTCACTTGTCCTCAGTCGGGCAGCAGAAACCCTCTTTGGCGCCACCTCAGCCTCCCAACACAGACAAGCCTCTCTTAGACGCCCCAAGAACTCTGGCTGCCTTGTCTGTAGCAGCCCCCAAGGCTTTGAATGGCCTTGTAGAGTCCGGGACTGAGCTGGAGACAGCGGCCCATGAGCCTTCTCTTATGCCCCCTGCTGCACTCCAGCCCCAGGCCTCTAGTCCTGCTTACCGAGAAGCCTCCTCTGAAACTTTGCCTTCTGACATGAGGCCACAGGTTCCCATTGCTGCTGCGCTGGCCCCTATGGCTCCTGTGGCTGTGGTGCCAGTTACCCTGAGCTCGAGCTCGGCCCCAGCTTTGCCCGTCATGCTTCCCCCTGGCCTTCCGCCTCTAGTGCAGGCCACAACAGAGGCTGACGAGCCGAGCAAATCCATAGACACTAAAGACCTTGTACCTGGAGCAGGGACGGAGATGTCAGTGGATCAACCTGCTGGAGACCAGGCCCTGCAGGCAGCTCCATTGAGCGACAGCCCTGTGCCCCTAGCAACAGTCTTCACATCCACCCCTGCTCCCGCCAGCAGCCCAGAGGCCGACGGAAAGCTTGCCGCCCCGGAAGAGAACGGTGAGGCTGAGATTGAGCCCATGAGGAACGCAGCCGGCCACACCTCAGAGATGGAGAGCAGCGACAGCGGAGCCACCCCTGGGGACAAGGAGAATTCCACAGGAGCTCCACAGGATAGAAAAG ACCTGGCCAATCCCAGTGGGCCGCTTCAGTATGACAGGGATTTCCTGTTGAGCTTCCAGTTCAAGCCTGCCTGCACACAGAAGCCTGAGGTACTCCCTACAATCCCTGGCGTGGTGCTAGACCAG atgaACCAAAACAAGTTGGCATCTCGAGTCGTGGATTCTCGGGTGACTTCCAGAGGACCTGATTTCACACCTACCTTTGCAGATTTtggcagacagaggaaggaaggacgAGGCGCTCCA CTTAAAAACATTGGGGCGCAGCAACCACGACCCAGGAGGATCATCACCCTGTCTATGCACGACGATGTTCAGCCGAAGAAATCAGAGAATGCCTGGAAAGCAGGCAGGAAGAGGGAAAGCCTCCCAGTGGAACCAgagtcacagaaaacacag GACCTGTTCAAGAAGGTCCGCAGTATACTGAACAAGCTGACACCTGACAACTTCAAGCAGCTGATGAAGCAGGTGACGGACTGGACCATCGAGACGGAGGAGCGGCTCAAAGGAGTCATTGACCTGGTGTTTGAAAAAGCCATCACCGAGCCCAACTTCTCGGTGGCCTACGGGAACATGTGCCACTGCCTCGGCACG ATCAAAGTGCCCACAACTGACGAACCCAACAACACAGTGAACTTTCGCAAGCTGCTGCTAATCCGCTGTCAGCAGGAGTTTAAGAAAGACAAGGTGGACGATGTGGTGttggagaggaagcagaaggagCTGGAATCTGCTGTATCGGTAAGT ACGGAGCGTGACCGTCTTCAGCtagagctgcaggaggccaAGATGATCCGGCGGCGTTCCATCGGCAACATCAAGTTCATCGGTGAACTCTTCAAGCTCAAGATGTTAACGGAGACCATCATGCATGAATGCGTGGTCAAGCTGCTGAAGAACCACGACCAAGAGTCTTTAGAGTGTCTGTGCACACTCCTCACCACCATCGGCAAGGAGCTTGACTTTGAGCAGGCCAAG CCTCGGATGGATCAGTATATAAACCAGATGGAAAAAATCATCAAAGACGAGAAGACATTGACTCGGATAAAATTCATGTTACGGAGCATTATAGAACTGAGATTG cacaACTGGGTGCCTAGAAAACCAGACCAGGGTCCAAAAACCATAGACCAGATCCATCAAATGGCAATGAttgaagagcaggaagagaacaGAAGAGTGCAGCAGCTACTGCTCTCCATGACCAACCAGAGAGGGCCAG ATCAGCGAGATCAGCGAGATCAGCgcgtagagagagaggagacctGGAACACTGTGCCAATGACGAAGAACTGCAGGACCATTGACCCAAACAAGATCCCAAAGATCTCCAAG CCTCAAATGGACGAGAACATCCACTTGGTCCCCTGGGCTCAAGTCACATGGGTGAAGGGCAGCAGTGGAGGAGCCAAGCCCAGTG AACTATCACGCACAATGGGCCCTAACCGCTTCTCAGCGCTGCAGTTcaccccctcacctcaaccCTCCACCACTCCTCAACCTGAGGTCCCAGACTCTGGACCAGAGGTCGAGGACCCAGAGCCCATGGTCCCAGACCTCAGCATTTTAGGAGGAGCGACACGAAAAAAAACcaggaaaggaagaaaaaagtga